A DNA window from Pseudomonadota bacterium contains the following coding sequences:
- a CDS encoding pyridoxamine 5'-phosphate oxidase family protein: protein MQPLKQTPRNTVRRVADRGSFDRQLAYDILDEALICHVAFVADDQPMAIPTAFARDGDELIVHGSVASRMLKTLATEMPVCITVTLLDGIVLARSVFESSMNYRSVVAMGNAKLVTEPAAKLAALHRLTEHLAPRRWEDARQPSEKELNATSVLTLALDEATVKVRKGPPKDLEKDLERPIWAGVIPLALTADEPITDLSGAAVEAVPDYVAGYQRKTARDAGCS from the coding sequence ATGCAGCCACTGAAACAAACCCCACGCAATACCGTCAGGCGCGTTGCCGATCGAGGCAGCTTCGACCGGCAGCTCGCCTACGATATCCTCGATGAAGCGCTGATCTGCCACGTAGCGTTTGTGGCGGACGACCAGCCCATGGCGATTCCCACGGCATTTGCCCGTGACGGAGACGAGCTCATTGTCCACGGTTCCGTGGCCAGCCGAATGCTCAAAACGCTCGCCACCGAAATGCCCGTCTGCATCACGGTGACCCTGCTGGACGGGATCGTGTTGGCAAGGTCCGTGTTTGAGTCGTCGATGAACTATCGTTCGGTGGTTGCCATGGGCAACGCAAAATTGGTGACCGAGCCTGCGGCCAAGCTGGCCGCGCTGCACCGACTGACGGAGCATCTGGCACCACGCCGCTGGGAGGACGCTCGTCAGCCGTCAGAAAAAGAACTGAATGCCACGTCGGTCCTGACCCTGGCACTTGACGAGGCGACGGTGAAGGTTCGAAAAGGTCCGCCGAAGGACCTCGAGAAGGATCTGGAACGGCCGATCTGGGCCGGCGTTATTCCCCTGGCGCTCACCGCTGACGAACCCATCACGGATCTCAGCGGAGCGGCGGTTGAGGCAGTGCCGGACTACGTTGCCGGCTACCAAAGAAAAACGGCCCGCGACGCGGGGTGTTCCTAA